atatatatatatatatatatatatatataggacactcatatggggcaccatggtgcccgggcaccaaggtttcaaatgcacaaaattaataaaatttttaaaaaattttaaattgtgagtatatacctagttataagaattcgattcatacatatatctatcaacaaaacaactcaaatttaactttatttcacaatccatgattacatacctaactaattatatgtatggatgctatataccaagaatcaaaatctaacaaaaacaagttcaaattcagttcaaacttgttttgaactagttagtaaagtagttaatgttaatacctaaataattgaaaaagtttcatactcatttgaattggatatatactcaatttcaacaatggtgcccgggcaccatggagcaccaaacaaatttactatatatatatatatatatatatatatatatatatatatatatatatatatatatatatatatatatatatatatatatatatatatatactcacaatttgaaaattttgaaaaatttaagtgattttgtgcatttgaaaccatggtgcccgggcaccatggtgccccatatgagtgtcatatatatatatatatatatatatatatatatatatagctaaaataagtctatttcatATCCCTCCTCTTCGGCTGACATATGTATGgataaaaaaagtctattttagatccctattctttcgtccatggcatataatatgtctatttttactcctaTATTTTTTTGTATATTGGGCCTAgctgccggcccatcgtgccgggccggcccaacgtaccggtggaggggcccaggcacgacccggtggtcgggccgggccggcacgggccgACAATGTCGTGccatgggccgggccgtcgggccttgggccttttggccatctataattCTTGCTTTTGTTAGGGCATGCACACCCCTATGAGAACACTCCCGATTGAGGTGGCGGCTTGAATTGGACGTGAGAGCGAGACCACTCGTGGTAAATGCCCTAAGAGCAAGTCTAATAGTACAgctcactactagctccaatttatctatagttaatttaatagctaattcatacaatggttgcttactatacaattaatatatggtcccacctgccatatacacactgcgtcttagagtctgtagcccgctgctcttctctctcatcttttatctcattaaaatatgtttatagctgattaatagtctgctattgtacctgctcttaaagAGTAAAAGATCAATGTTGCGTTGTACTAATGTACTTGGCGACGTGTGAAAATCACACAGGCTACCTTAAGGCCGACACATTTTTATCGGCATCACAAGAAGGAAATATACTTATATCTGAATATATGCATCAAATTGCCTGCTCACTCGATTAATTTTGAGTGACAGTCTGGAGAGAGGGGATCCAACGAGGCAACGCAACGCTTTTGACAACACTTTTACTACTAAACTTTGGCGTCAGAATGATCCCAGGATTTGCCAGTCCAACCTGTTCCCATCCAATTACCTGCTGCTCATCACaccaagccaagccaagccaatcGCATCCCAATGAACGGAATCAGCAGCTGCAACCATTCTTTTTCTCTCCGTTTAGCAACTCCCATGATTCTCTCCCCATCTCGATTGGAAAGTTGGCAACATGGCAATCTGTAAGGCTGAAAAGATTCCATCTCTTTTCTCCTCCGAGATCAGTACAGTACAGCACAGCTAGCTCTTCAAAGGGGAGCAAAGACAGAGACGAGCGAACACCAATGCTCAGCTCATCACAAGGTCGCAATAATTGAGATAAAAAAAGCACAGAGATTACTGACGGGAACGAACCATCCTGAATTCCCCCTGACCTGCCAACAGGGACGCACGCAGGCAACATGCAGGGATGCAAGGCTAGCCAGCAGCAACACAACATATAGGcctaggcctggtttagttttaaactttttcttcgaacttccaactttttcatcacatcaaaacttttctacacatataaactttcaatATTTCCattacatcgttctaatttcaaccaaacttccaatggcTGTGTTCGGCAGCAATTGTTGTGCAACCACAGCGATGTACCATAAGTATGCAACAACTGAATAAGCAATAAAAAATACTGTTCAAGCTGCTGCAGCCAGCCGCAGTAACCGGCTTCCGAATAGagccaattttaacgtgaactaaacacacccctagtAGTAGTTGAGAATCCGAAAAGGCTAAGTTTTACTAATATGTTTTTTACTTCAAAAGGTACAGTTGAGAATTTAAAAAGGCTATGTTTTCATCAGTTTCataatttaattttgttttttgattctacaactacatatTTTCAGAATACATATGAAAATCTAAATTGTCGTAAGCGGAAGATTCTAGGAAAAATTAAAGCTAACAGAAGTTCCCTGAACAGGCCAAGAAAGGCAATATTGCTCACTTGGATCTCGCGGGCAGGCAGCTGGGACATCAAGTCATGCAACTATAGTAGAACAAATACACCAATTTGGGTTGTTACAATTAGGTACGCCACAACCAACCGACCAACCAAACCAAGCAACCATCCCAACCACAACCGCATCATCACATGCACACCAAATGTTAAATTAGATATCCATCACCGTTGCTTTGCCGCACCCACACCATCATCGATCagattaaacaaaaaaaaaagaagccgaGAAAAAGAAACGGAAACAAACCATGCAGCAGCAGTTCAATCGATCAGTCTCATCAAAGAAGCTCTcctagaagaaaaaaatcactcCTAATGACGGCAACGGGGAGGACGAGTCCAAGAATGTCGTAGTAGGCTATGTCCATCCATCAGggggttttgttttgtttgttagACCAGCGCGAtgctgctctcgccgccgggggGCTTGCGGATCCCACCAAGGTAGTCCCGCGACGGCGCTTTGCCGTCCGCGAAGATGTCGCTGCCGGTCATCTCCTTCAGCTTCGCCGTGCTCAGGTGCTTCTCCGCCGTCCCCGGGGCAGCATCGCCTTTGAAGATATCGTTGCCCGTCAGGTCCGTCAGCTTCTTCTCCGGGATCTTCTTCGCCGTTTTCACCACGCTGTCGGTGTCAGCCTCTCCGAACGTGATGGTGCTCACCTGTTGAGTCAGATCAAAACAATCAGTAAGTTAGAACGACCATTGCAGTGCAGGTTGAAGCACTGAGCAGAAAAGCTGGAGCTGTGTTTAGAGGTCAGGACTTGTGCATTTTTGCCCGGGGTTTGTGAGGTCGAGCCGTTCGCGGAGTTGCGTGGCCTGGGATCTTCTGGAGGAGCAAAGATGTCATGGCCGCTGAGCTCCTTCGATTTCGCATTGGATATCTGCCTCTTCATCTTACTCTCATCCTCGCTCTGAAGCGTGCCACTTAGCTCGCGCTGCTTCGCCACCTCAGCTATCGAAGTCGGCTTTTTTGGAGAAACACTTTCTTCCTCCGCGAATGAGATATGACTTATAGTGCTAATGGCCTGTAATTCGACAAATCAGATTTAGTTTCTGTAATTAGAAACATCAGGATTAAATCATCTCAAGTTGTAGTCAACTAGTATAGTACTATAAGCTATACAAGTCAAATGTAATTCATCTGTGTACTTTGAAAACATTACCAACCAGATAGTGGTCAGTGGTCAGCAACTTAACTCGAGCATATAAGCCGCAAAGAAATTTAAATCTTTCGATGAAACTCGAGAAAATATGTTCAGGGGAGAACTCATAAACACTATAGATAAATTTGCAGTAAGTATTACAAAATCATTTTGCTTCCTTAGAAATTTCATGCCGTACATTTTTGTAactctcaaaaaatatataCCTTGTACCTTGTGAGggacaaaaaaacaaaatataaaagaGTACCTGACAACCTAAATCCTATTGTCTATCAACCTAAGTTATTGAATATCAAGGGTCACCTAATAGTTTAGTCAACAGGTCCAGTTCTATTAAAAGGAAAGGTTACCAACCAATGTGTCCACATAGTAAATCCTTCCCGTAACACTCAACCCAACAACTTCTGACCCTTAGAGGTTAGAACACTCAATAAGTTTGATTTAATAATTCAGTAGCTTCTGTGACTGGCGTAAAAATGTGTATATAAAACAGGACACTGTTAATGATCACTTCTCTCAAACGTTTAGCACATCgtctgaaaaaaaagaaggatgaAACTTCCTACTAAGAAATACTGCTATGTGACCAATAGAACAAAAGAGATGACAAGTCAAAATAAAAGGCAAATGACCTGCCACAGTGATTATTACCCGTGAAACCAATTCAAATATTACTCGtcaaaatttcttcaatatTGAGGTCCATTTTAGTTATCTACTGAAAAGGTCCATTTCAATTGCAAGGAAAGGCTACCAACCGGTGTGTGTACACCCTTCCCAAATCCCACATGATTCATCCCAACAACTTCTGTGGGACTCAAAGTTTCAGTTTAGCAATTAGCTGCTACTTCTATAAATGCCATCCAAATATGTGCAAAACAGGAAACTGTTAAGTAAGCACTCCCTCTCAATTTTCTAGCATAGCATCTGAAATTAATGAAGTTTCGTACTGAAAAAAAGTGTGAAAAAACAACTTTGAGATGACAGTGAAAAAGAACGCACATAATTTTATGTTTTGCAGAAAGAACCACCTGATAATTCTTAGAAACCGTTCGGACGGGCGTTGCAGAAGCATTGGCTGACTCGTCTTCCTCAACCTCGCCTTCCGCTGCAAATATGCCGCTTCCTGTCATCTCCTTCCATTTGGGAGCTGAGCATGGTTTCCtgaaagaaagaaataataaCCCGACTGCTTAGTTTGCGCATCACTGCAGCTTGTAAATTGGCAATAACAGTGGGAGCAAGaaaaccattagattaaatcATTTCTAATGCTCAAAACACCAAGATAGTGAGATGTTCACAAACTTTTCCATTGTGAAAACATACACAAACCGAGATTATCAGTAGCTCAATAGTAATTCGACAAGAACGTTCCAAAATCCTAACATGGAAGCACAATAGCATGGTGCAAGATGCAGTCAGATTCAAACTGTAACACTGCAAGGTACTCGTATCATTCTTGTGGGTGAGATCAAGGGCTGTGCCATATCCATATGTGACACTACAATCTAGTAGttcaaatccaaaaaaaactaatcgTGCACATCTCACCGACCTAACTGAAACTCAAATCCAGCGGATTTCACTCGACGTCATTTCATAGTAGCAGATCAGCTAAAACACCGTAGGAAATTCGATCTTTCCCAAAGGGTGGAGCCTCAAAATTGAGAGATCTAATGGCCagggtcaaaaaaaaaactcagaagaagaaaacaagaacaagaacacggAATCATCATCCCATTCACAGCcacgaacacacacacacacacacgagcTTCCCTTCACAATCTCACCTCTTGTTGAGGCTCTCGAACTCCTCCTCGGTCACCTGCCCGCCGAACACCACCTTACTGATCGCCTCCGACGGCTGCaccaaacccaaaaaaaaaaaaaaaatcaggcaaAGCAAGCGAGCACGCCTTCGCTGAGCAATGGCAAGGACTCGGGAGAAGACGGCGGGGGACCTGGTGCGGCCGGCGgttgggcggcggcgtggccccggcggcgagctcctggGCCGCGCCCTCCGGCCACGTCAGCAGGTCGGCCGTCGACGTGTGGGACttcctcaccggcgccggcctctccatctccccctcccggcctcctcctccaccaccctcctcctcttctctctctctctctctctagctcaGGTGCAGGTGAGGtgactcctctctctctctctctctctcctcgtcgagctcgctctcttctctttctctctctaaaaaGGCGAGGTGAGGTGgggagtggagtggagtcgaATGGAAGGAAGGTGAGGGGTCGCTAGCCCCCCTCCTTTATAAAGACGCCACACCGCACCCGCGCCCCCACCCACCACCTCCAACGCcgatgacacgtggggcccGCATCCTCCGCGCGGGtggctgaccggtggggccccgGCGCGCGAATGCATGGGCGGGTTGACCGCGTGACGGGGAACGGGGAGCGAGCCGTGTGCGCTGCTGCTCCACCCCCGCAACCCCGTAACGTACTCGCTCGCCCTGTgcttttttgaatttttgaacgCCGGCGGTTCGTACGGAACGAAACGGACGGATTGCGcgtcgccgttgccgttgcCGTTTTGTACGTACTCTCCTAGTAGGAGTACTCCGTACTTCTCTCTCATGGCCGTTGCGTTGCCGTTGCCACCAGTGGATGAGACTTGAGAGAATGTTCTAGACGCGTGGTACTTGTATAATCCACTCCTACTGCTACTCCTTGTGCTCTGCTCTCCCGCAGGAATGTAGTGTACAGTAGTGTAGTATTTCTCTACAGCCACCTAAATTTGGATTTGTTAAGGAATATTTGGTGcttgatattttttaattactAGGACAGGTGAGTACTGAGTACATAGCCACATCATATTTAtagaggtgtaaagttttggtgtactacatcggatattatatagggtattgTATGTGGTATTCGGGTACTAATAAAAAGACTAATTAAAGAATTCAtcagtaaactgcgagacgaatttattaagcctaattaatccgtcattagcaaatgtttactgtagcaccatattatcaaatcatggatcaattaagcttaaaagatttgtctcacaaattagtagcaatctgtgcaattaattattttttagcctatattaataatttatgcatgcattcaaacgttcgatgtgatagggtaaAAAATTTTGAGGTGGGATCTTAAGCATGGCCATACTCACAAATACATCCTACTAACACACATTTagggccctttgaatcgcatagttgaaaaaaaatggaggaataggaaaaatacaaGATTCTGACAGAAAttaaagtgtaaaacagaggattgcaaaacacaggaaaaatataggaatgatcatttgattggagcgcgggaaaaacataggaatcggatgagagagatagggtctgtttggttcaCAGCCCAAACCAGCCATCAAGTTGTGGCGTCGCCAGAGATTGTGGCGAGAGAAATAATCGCCACAGCTGTGGCGGAAATAAGCATGCAAATGAACTAGCAAAAAGTGTGGCTGCCACAACTCACGTATTAACCAAACATCAGTCAAACTGTTGTGGCAGCCGCATGTTTGGCGAGGCAATGTGTGGCGGGGATCCAAACACCCCCATAGACtcaaagaaaattttccaagaggtttaagctcttgctaaatttcttCTAAATTCCACATGCAATgcgtcattccataggaatttcatatgatttggaaagcttcaatcctttaaaTCAAAGGACCAAATAGGaaattttcatatagaatttgaatcctatgaaattcctatataaattcTTTAATTCAAATAGGCCCTTAAACGGATGTACTTGTAAACCATATACGTATCTACATGGTGGTCTGACAGTCCCCCGACCACCAAAAAATTCATGACCCGAAGCCAAGGTAAGAAGGCGAGGACAAAAAAACTGTGTCATGTGAAGTATGAGGTTGAAGCGTCGTCATCTCTCGGTGACTCGGTCTTGCGTGTTGCATCGCGTTCGTCTTTTTCCGATTTCTCACTGCATCGTGTGATCATAGCAATGTTCGTCAGGTCAGACATCGTGTGATCATAGCAGCGGTCGTCGGGGCATACGTCGTGTGATCATAGCAGGGACGCAAGGTCATCAAGCAGCCAAGCCGACATCGATGCATCACCGCCATCCCAACAAGCCAACAAGGGCCGCGACGCTGCGCATAGTGAATCATTTGCACCTCTGCGACGATTGGTGGATGGCAAGACGACAAGAGCGACACCCGGTGATAAGTTAGACCACATATACCCTAAATGCTAGATTCAACATTGTCACAAATACATTGTATCAACACAATAAAATAGGTTAAGACCAACTGCAATTCTCTAACTTCactaaatttttattaaaaacatGTTTTTGAATTTAAATCCCTGGTAGATATAGTGATATACACCGGACTCAACCACCACCCTTCCCCTACTTCATCTTATGGAAGATGACACTCTCCAATGTAATCAATCTTGGCTTACCAAAGTGCAGAGAGGTATGAGATGAGGAAGGTACCATGTTGGCTATCAGCAGCGATGTttgatttgatattttgatttgatttggcACCGTACTCATGCCTAGTAAAGCTAAAAGTGGGATAACTGTCGGATAACtagtctattatgccgccgttgttgggcgtctacgtcttcaccgaccggcttgccttcgccgccgccgactggtgtttccgcctgcacggctggcctttatgccgccgttgttgggcgtctacgtcttcaccgaccggcttgccttcgccgctgccgactggtgtttccgcctgcacggctggcctttatgccgccgttgttgggcgtctacgtcttcaccgaccggcttgccttcgccgctgccgagctggcctattatgccgccgttgttgggcgtctacgtcttcaccgaccggccgcctcgtccgccgccgactggtacttccgcctgcacggctgacttattatgccaccgttgttgggcgtctacgtcttcaccgaccggccgcctcgaccgccgccgactggtacttccgcctgcacggctgacttactatgccaccgttgttgggcgtctacgtcttcaccgaccggccgcctcgaccgccgccgactggtgtttccgcctgcacggctggcctattatgctgccgttgttgggcgtctacgtcttcaccgaccggccgccgcatccgccgctgactggtgtcaccgcctgcacggctggcctgttataacgccaactgatgctatcttcttcacggctggctacatcgctgtcactactaataggcatcagtatcttcaacacaagctgcctacgtttgccatggctgccgactggtttcttcacttccatggctgcatgattctgccagtgttgattggccttaccatcttcatcgccggtcgtctcgtctgctgctgactagtgccctcgcctctacatctggtttatacagctatcACTACTGAtgaacatcatcgtcttccgtcgccgactggttatgctgtcgccgactagtgcttttattttcacaactgcgcgtcttcactaccagtttgcttctgttgccgacgactcgtgttcacttcatcacggcaatgcaactctgtcatcatggtagagcgacttcatctttattatcttcggcactggcaaactctattgctgctacttcgcaagttttgctacttcaccaaccacgacgtctttgtgagcctcgacatctcggcatgcgatgccatgttattttactacaacaagaggctctccaacattcatgatttctacttggacatcttcaacacatatcttcaatca
The window above is part of the Oryza sativa Japonica Group chromosome 7, ASM3414082v1 genome. Proteins encoded here:
- the LOC4343957 gene encoding uncharacterized protein translates to MERPAPVRKSHTSTADLLTWPEGAAQELAAGATPPPNRRPHQPSEAISKVVFGGQVTEEEFESLNKRKPCSAPKWKEMTGSGIFAAEGEVEEDESANASATPVRTVSKNYQAISTISHISFAEEESVSPKKPTSIAEVAKQRELSGTLQSEDESKMKRQISNAKSKELSGHDIFAPPEDPRPRNSANGSTSQTPGKNAQVSTITFGEADTDSVVKTAKKIPEKKLTDLTGNDIFKGDAAPGTAEKHLSTAKLKEMTGSDIFADGKAPSRDYLGGIRKPPGGESSIALV